A region of Silurus meridionalis isolate SWU-2019-XX chromosome 17, ASM1480568v1, whole genome shotgun sequence DNA encodes the following proteins:
- the cfap276 gene encoding protein C1orf194 homolog has translation MSNRTAAMPRDPYPFPKYENGHTFTGSKPCQKLPFTKPTHIAQQEEPWSRLNDSLTLSSMRRSVLFYKVAPQDSLDLHLSAVYDNHVDFLRNKNETLLQRETVVGDRGVNKEDAPKDDGMKLNVWVNPQKASIYSTEGAIESHHIASTNQGYSRKHDGGFYST, from the exons ATGTCCAACAGAACTGCAGCAATGCCTCGAGACCCGTATCCTTTCCCCAAATACGAGAATGGTCACACTTTTACCGGAAGTAAACCATGCCAg AAACTGCCCTTCACTAAGCCCACACACATCGCACAGCAAGAGGAGCCGTGGAGCCGTTTAAACGATAGTCTGACTTTATCCAGCATGAGGAGAAGTGTCCTGTTCTATAAAGTG GCGCCTCAAGACAGCCTGGACCTCCATCTCAGCGCTGTGTATGATAATCACGTGGATTTCCTTCGTAATAAGAATGAAACTTTGCTCCAGAGAGAGACTGTGGTGGGAGATCGTGG GGTTAACAAAGAAGACGCACCAAAAGATGACGGTATGAAATTAAATGTGTGGGTAAACCCCCAGAAAGCTTCTATTTACAGCACAGAGGGAGCGATAG AGTCTCACCACATCGCTTCTACAAACCAAGGCTACTCCAGGAAACATGATGGTGGATTTTACTCAACTTGA